The following coding sequences are from one Deltaproteobacteria bacterium window:
- a CDS encoding TlpA family protein disulfide reductase — MAAQRPGRRGAARRAHAARSEDDPHRQRPPRAFVRRHECPGRRALREPLDASDRGHLHRAGGPAGPHPVRPHPREREGTDPRALAALRLAGRQAGRDHPTRPLREPLLAAGGELQLPHRAPRAGREPRGRKAARQGADHRQVRGAAAALALAAVLPFATALAEGSADLLQLHVRRGEERATALSAVLGEAPALVAFSASYCPPCRAEVPVLRRASSRWKREGVRVIAIAVDVGDAAEAAAVARDWGIDYDLYWLADDARDDARRLAPAGLPVTFFVGRAGVSRLDRLLTDEDVDRLVPERLGVRASPGDR, encoded by the coding sequence CTGGCCGCGCAGCGTCCCGGCCGTCGAGGAGCCGCTCGGCGCGCACACGCAGCACGCTCCGAAGACGATCCTCATCGACAACGACCACCTCGAGCCTTCGTCCGTCGACATGAGTGCCCAGGACGCCGTGCTCTTCGAGAACCACTCGACGCGTCCGATCGCGGTCACCTTCACCGAGCCGGCGGACCTGCGGGACCGCATCCGGTGCGGCCTCATCCTCGGGAGCGCGAAGGAACGGACCCGCGCGCCCTGGCAGCTCTTCGCCTGGCAGGACGGCAAGCTGGCCGCGACCATCCCACCCGGCCGCTTCGCGAGCCTCTGCTCGCTGCAGGCGGGGAACTACAGCTTCCTCATCGCGCGCCTCGGGCCGGGCGTGAACCCCGCGGGCGGAAAGCTGCCCGACAAGGGGCAGATCACCGTCAAGTGAGGGGCGCAGCCGCGGCGCTCGCCCTCGCCGCCGTGCTGCCCTTCGCGACGGCCCTGGCAGAGGGCTCCGCGGACCTGCTCCAGCTTCACGTCCGGCGCGGGGAGGAGCGAGCCACCGCGCTCTCGGCAGTGCTCGGCGAGGCGCCCGCGCTGGTCGCCTTCTCGGCGAGCTACTGTCCGCCCTGCCGGGCCGAGGTGCCGGTGCTGCGCCGCGCCTCCAGCCGTTGGAAGCGCGAGGGGGTGCGCGTGATCGCGATCGCCGTGGACGTCGGGGATGCGGCCGAGGCGGCGGCCGTCGCGCGAGACTGGGGCATCGACTACGACCTGTACTGGCTCGCCGACGACGCCCGCGACGACGCGCGTCGCCTGGCTCCCGCCGGGCTGCCCGTCACGTTCTTCGTCGGCCGCGCCGGCGTCTCGCGACTCGACCGGCTGCTCACCGACGAGGACGTCGACCGCCTCGTCCCCGAACGCCTCGGGGTGCGAGCCAGCCCGGGCGACCGGTGA